Proteins encoded by one window of Chromobacterium violaceum ATCC 12472:
- a CDS encoding DUF1697 domain-containing protein: MESCVALIRGINVGKAKRIAMADLRRMAAQLGAEDVSTLLNSGNLVCRHRSAPLLAAGLEAAIVRDCGFSARALALSGRELDAIAAANPYAELADDPARLLVAFPLEPAALADCERVEYERGGAERLHVGAGAAYLWCAEGLMDSPLAADFTRRLGERFTVRNWATTLKLLRALPR; the protein is encoded by the coding sequence ATGGAATCCTGCGTCGCGCTGATCCGCGGCATCAATGTCGGCAAGGCCAAGCGCATCGCGATGGCGGATCTGCGGCGGATGGCGGCGCAGCTGGGCGCGGAGGACGTGTCCACCTTGCTCAATAGCGGCAACCTGGTCTGCCGCCACCGGTCCGCGCCCCTGCTGGCCGCCGGACTGGAGGCCGCCATCGTCCGCGACTGCGGCTTTTCCGCCCGCGCGCTGGCGCTGAGCGGCAGGGAGCTGGACGCCATCGCCGCCGCCAATCCCTACGCCGAGCTGGCCGATGATCCCGCCCGCTTGCTGGTGGCGTTTCCGCTGGAGCCGGCCGCGCTGGCCGACTGCGAGCGGGTCGAATACGAGCGCGGCGGCGCGGAGCGGCTGCACGTCGGCGCCGGCGCCGCCTATCTGTGGTGCGCGGAAGGGCTGATGGACAGCCCCCTGGCCGCCGATTTCACGCGGCGGCTGGGCGAGCGCTTCACGGTCCGCAACTGGGCCACCACGCTCAAGTTGCTGCGGGCGCTGCCGCGATGA
- the hemC gene encoding hydroxymethylbilane synthase: MDKIVIASRESRLAMWQAEHIQARLQALYPHLTVEILGMTTQGDQILDKTLSKIGGKGLFVKELEQALMDGRADLAVHSLKDVPMTLPDGFALAAVCEREDPRDAFVSNRYQHLSELPAGSVVGTSSLRREAQLRARFPQLAVKPLRGNVQTRLKKLDDGEFDAIILAAAGLKRLGLAERIQGELAPSESLPAAGQGALGIEIRADRADLSALLAPLNHPDTRACTAAERALAKELGGSCQVPLGAFATLADGTLTLGGLVAHPDGSVVLTASASGPADYADALGRAVAKKLIDAGARPLIAAVLAEPR; the protein is encoded by the coding sequence ATGGACAAGATCGTCATCGCCAGCCGCGAAAGCCGGCTGGCCATGTGGCAGGCCGAGCACATCCAGGCCCGGCTGCAAGCGTTGTACCCGCACCTGACTGTGGAAATCCTGGGCATGACCACCCAGGGCGACCAGATCCTGGACAAGACGCTGTCCAAGATCGGCGGCAAGGGCCTGTTCGTCAAGGAGCTGGAACAGGCGCTGATGGACGGCCGAGCCGACTTGGCCGTGCATTCGCTGAAGGACGTGCCGATGACGCTGCCGGACGGCTTCGCGCTGGCCGCGGTGTGCGAGCGCGAGGACCCGCGCGACGCCTTCGTCTCCAACCGCTACCAGCATCTTTCCGAGCTGCCGGCAGGCAGCGTGGTGGGCACCTCCAGCCTGCGGCGCGAGGCCCAGCTGCGCGCCCGTTTCCCGCAGCTGGCGGTGAAACCCCTGCGCGGCAATGTGCAGACCCGGCTGAAGAAGCTGGACGACGGCGAATTCGACGCCATCATCCTGGCCGCCGCCGGCCTGAAGCGTCTGGGCCTGGCCGAGCGCATCCAGGGCGAGCTTGCGCCGTCGGAAAGCCTGCCGGCCGCCGGACAGGGCGCGCTGGGCATCGAGATCCGCGCCGATCGCGCCGACCTGTCGGCGCTGCTGGCGCCGCTGAACCATCCGGACACCCGCGCCTGTACCGCCGCCGAGCGCGCGCTGGCCAAGGAGCTGGGCGGCAGCTGCCAGGTGCCGCTGGGCGCCTTCGCCACGCTGGCCGACGGCACGTTGACGTTGGGCGGCCTGGTCGCCCATCCGGACGGCTCGGTGGTGCTGACCGCCAGCGCCAGCGGCCCGGCCGATTACGCCGACGCGCTCGGACGCGCGGTGGCGAAAAAGCTGATCGACGCCGGCGCGCGGCCGCTGATCGCCGCGGTGCTGGCCGAACCGCGCTGA
- a CDS encoding heme biosynthesis protein HemY, translated as MRFALWITGLFALAVLVGLASTLNTGYAILFLPPYRMEVSFNLMIVLVVALIVVTHIVLRLIALAADLPRQVQRFQRQKKLKAARHALREAGIAFFEGRFQKAEREAAKSLGDEYSAENRALALLIAARAAGSAGDGDKRDEYLNQLDQLPARLQLARHMLDAELKLDDKDALGALAAIERARALSPNLTNALRLELKVRLLQKQPEAILLLTEKLLKADALEPEQARRYRLAAYQQQLAGLLSEREVKEWLRRIPDAERGNPQLLQQVVAHLIKLQEYDYAATLLAGALAGDEMELPELARELGQLAAHLSVEKRLELLKDAENWLKLRPRDHWLLLALGRLAQAQQLWGKAQSYLEASVSIQPTLCAHAELARLFEATGKEDASQLHYQKSLELALSQGC; from the coding sequence GTGAGATTCGCATTGTGGATAACCGGCCTGTTCGCCTTGGCCGTGCTGGTGGGGCTGGCCTCCACCCTGAATACCGGCTACGCCATCCTGTTCCTGCCGCCGTACCGGATGGAAGTGTCGTTCAACCTGATGATCGTGCTGGTGGTGGCGCTGATCGTCGTCACCCATATCGTGTTGCGCCTGATCGCGCTGGCCGCCGACCTGCCGCGCCAGGTGCAGCGCTTCCAGCGCCAGAAGAAGCTGAAGGCCGCCCGCCACGCGCTGCGCGAGGCCGGCATCGCCTTTTTCGAGGGGCGCTTCCAGAAGGCCGAGCGCGAGGCCGCCAAATCGCTGGGCGATGAGTACTCGGCCGAGAACCGCGCGCTGGCGCTGCTGATCGCCGCCCGCGCGGCCGGCTCCGCCGGCGACGGCGACAAGCGCGACGAATACCTGAACCAGCTGGATCAGCTGCCGGCGCGGCTGCAGCTGGCGCGCCACATGCTGGACGCGGAGTTGAAGCTGGACGACAAGGACGCGCTCGGCGCCCTGGCCGCGATCGAGCGCGCGCGCGCGCTGTCGCCCAACCTGACCAACGCGTTGCGGCTGGAGCTGAAGGTGCGGCTGCTGCAGAAGCAGCCGGAAGCTATCCTGCTGCTGACCGAGAAGCTGCTGAAGGCCGACGCGCTGGAGCCGGAGCAGGCGCGCCGCTACCGGCTGGCCGCCTACCAGCAGCAGCTGGCCGGCCTGCTGTCCGAGCGCGAAGTGAAGGAATGGCTGCGCCGCATCCCTGACGCCGAGCGCGGTAATCCGCAGCTGCTGCAGCAGGTGGTCGCCCATCTGATCAAGCTGCAGGAGTACGACTACGCCGCGACGCTGCTGGCCGGCGCCCTGGCCGGCGACGAGATGGAGCTGCCGGAGCTGGCGCGCGAGCTGGGCCAGCTGGCCGCCCATCTCAGCGTGGAAAAGCGCCTGGAGCTGCTGAAGGACGCGGAGAATTGGCTGAAGCTGCGTCCGCGCGACCACTGGCTGCTGCTGGCGCTGGGCCGCCTGGCGCAGGCGCAGCAGCTGTGGGGCAAGGCGCAGAGCTACCTGGAGGCCAGCGTGTCGATCCAGCCGACGCTGTGCGCGCACGCCGAGCTGGCGCGGCTGTTCGAGGCCACCGGCAAGGAAGACGCCTCGCAGCTGCATTACCAGAAGAGCCTGGAGCTGGCGCTGAGCCAGGGCTGCTGA
- a CDS encoding MFS transporter, translating into MNAPDASRFRPDALDFRQRLMAMLGLCCVLIMVALDQTVVGTAMPTVVADLHGFALYAWVGTAYLLTSVITVPVFGKLGDDHGRKPFVLTAIALFTGASILCGLAQDMLQLVLARALQGVGGGMLVATTFACVPDLFPHTRERLRWQVMLSASFGLANAIGPSLGGFLTEYLGWRWVFFVNLPVGVASLWFVWRFLPVIGHDERPPSRLDWQGAALIALFLGSLQLAVEWLPQHKPPLLLGLLAGLGLAALAALIWWERRSPNPLLPPSMLSHRGLAPLFGLSLLMGFGMFAVMYYAPLMFQAGFGLSPNQAGLLVTPLVVFITIGSMLNGRIVQRLRRPTRLLGLGLAMFALTAALLARATPATAHGLIIANMMLGGLGLGLLMPNLTIFVQQLAPRQQLGVSTAMLQSTRMVGGMLGTAVMGAVVSHHFQQGVAAMLASRHGEAWLSRLADPQTLLNADSLAQFRRMAASAGADGLLAASREALVASIHYSQWLVAAALLLGLWLVRKVPAVRLDSVVPEQELRHE; encoded by the coding sequence ATGAATGCTCCCGATGCTTCCCGGTTCCGGCCCGACGCGCTGGATTTCCGCCAGCGGCTGATGGCGATGCTGGGCTTGTGCTGCGTGCTGATCATGGTGGCGCTGGACCAGACCGTGGTCGGCACCGCGATGCCCACCGTGGTGGCCGACCTGCATGGTTTCGCGCTGTACGCCTGGGTGGGGACCGCCTACCTGCTGACTTCGGTGATCACCGTCCCGGTGTTCGGCAAGCTGGGCGACGATCATGGCCGCAAGCCCTTCGTGCTGACCGCCATCGCGCTGTTCACCGGCGCGTCCATCCTGTGCGGCCTGGCCCAGGACATGCTGCAACTGGTGCTGGCGCGCGCCTTGCAGGGCGTCGGCGGCGGCATGCTGGTGGCCACGACGTTCGCCTGCGTGCCCGACCTGTTTCCCCACACCCGAGAACGGCTGCGCTGGCAGGTGATGCTGTCGGCGTCTTTCGGCCTGGCCAACGCCATTGGACCGTCGCTGGGCGGCTTCCTCACCGAGTACCTGGGCTGGCGCTGGGTGTTCTTCGTCAACTTGCCGGTCGGCGTGGCCAGCCTGTGGTTCGTCTGGCGCTTCCTGCCGGTGATCGGCCACGACGAGCGGCCGCCGTCGCGGCTGGACTGGCAAGGGGCGGCGCTGATCGCGCTGTTCCTCGGCTCGCTGCAGCTGGCGGTGGAATGGCTGCCGCAGCACAAGCCGCCGCTGCTGCTTGGCCTGCTCGCCGGACTGGGCCTGGCCGCGCTGGCGGCGCTGATCTGGTGGGAGAGGCGCAGCCCCAACCCGTTGCTGCCGCCCAGCATGCTGTCGCACCGCGGCCTGGCGCCGCTGTTCGGCCTGTCGCTGCTGATGGGTTTCGGCATGTTCGCGGTGATGTACTACGCGCCCTTGATGTTCCAGGCCGGCTTCGGCCTGTCGCCTAACCAGGCCGGCCTGCTGGTGACGCCGCTGGTGGTGTTCATCACCATAGGCAGCATGTTGAACGGGCGCATCGTGCAGCGGCTGAGGCGCCCGACACGGCTGCTGGGCCTGGGCCTCGCGATGTTCGCGCTGACCGCCGCGCTGCTGGCGCGCGCGACGCCGGCCACCGCGCACGGGCTGATCATCGCCAACATGATGCTGGGCGGCCTGGGCCTGGGCCTGTTGATGCCCAATCTGACCATCTTCGTCCAGCAACTGGCGCCTAGACAGCAGCTGGGGGTGTCCACCGCCATGCTGCAGTCGACGCGGATGGTGGGCGGCATGCTGGGCACCGCGGTGATGGGTGCGGTGGTCAGCCACCATTTCCAGCAGGGCGTGGCGGCGATGTTGGCATCCCGGCACGGCGAGGCCTGGCTGTCCCGGCTGGCCGATCCGCAGACGTTGCTGAACGCGGACAGCCTGGCGCAGTTCCGCCGCATGGCGGCCTCGGCCGGCGCCGACGGACTGCTGGCCGCCAGCCGCGAGGCGCTGGTGGCTTCCATCCATTACAGCCAGTGGCTGGTGGCGGCGGCGCTGCTGCTGGGCCTATGGCTGGTGCGCAAGGTGCCGGCGGTGAGGCTGGACAGCGTGGTTCCGGAACAGGAGCTGAGACATGAGTGA
- a CDS encoding uroporphyrinogen-III synthase encodes MRRVLAARPLAQCAGLLEKLRAEGWQAGHLPLMEIEPLPEALAALPAQAARADALFWVSPSAIDVGWPALAGMDFSGKRLACVGAASARRLADLSGRPVLHPTAGSDSEALLALPELADASGQRWLIVRGQGGRPLLADTLAARGAEVGVAEVYRRVDGAPDWAAFDAAPPDAVIITSGEMVEQLFRLAGPRRTGALQCLLYCVPHPRIAERLAAFGAARIVTTRADDAALVAGLKEWFRRHP; translated from the coding sequence ATGAGGCGCGTCCTCGCCGCCCGTCCGCTGGCGCAGTGCGCCGGCCTGCTTGAGAAGCTGCGGGCCGAGGGCTGGCAGGCCGGACATCTGCCCTTGATGGAAATCGAGCCCTTGCCGGAGGCGCTGGCCGCGCTGCCGGCGCAGGCGGCGCGGGCCGACGCGCTGTTCTGGGTCAGCCCCAGCGCCATCGACGTCGGCTGGCCGGCGCTGGCGGGCATGGATTTCAGCGGCAAGCGGCTGGCCTGCGTCGGCGCCGCCAGCGCCAGACGGCTGGCCGATCTGTCCGGCAGACCGGTGCTGCATCCCACCGCCGGCAGCGACAGCGAGGCGCTGTTGGCGCTGCCGGAACTGGCCGACGCGTCCGGCCAGCGCTGGTTGATCGTCCGCGGCCAGGGCGGCCGCCCGCTGCTGGCGGACACGCTGGCCGCGCGCGGCGCGGAAGTGGGCGTCGCCGAGGTCTACCGCCGCGTCGACGGCGCGCCGGACTGGGCCGCCTTCGACGCCGCTCCGCCCGATGCCGTCATCATCACTTCGGGCGAAATGGTAGAGCAATTGTTCCGACTGGCTGGTCCGCGCCGGACGGGGGCGCTACAATGCCTGCTATATTGCGTGCCGCATCCGCGTATCGCCGAGCGCCTGGCCGCCTTCGGCGCGGCACGCATCGTGACAACCCGGGCCGACGATGCCGCACTGGTCGCCGGCCTCAAAGAATGGTTCCGTCGTCACCCATGA
- the gcvA gene encoding transcriptional regulator GcvA, translated as MKLPPLNALRVFVVAAEHLSFTRAAAALSLTQGAISRHVQTLEEYYGATLFTRQARGLALTAEGEALVKPAREAFQLLNEASEALRLRQSDLRVRMPPTPAMRWVLPNLADFQARHPEYTLHLLTQLIHNKPFNRAEYDLAVVGLSSPEAAPDLRLECICREKLIPVCSPSLLAGKHPLHAPDDLKHHTLLHPWRDQNTWQRWLTLAGVSGVNPESGVTFDALEYALHAAVAGMGVTLAQASMVTQDLDSGRLVIPFDTVLETEWAYYLVYPHELAELPKVRAFRDWLVHTVANSEEASWLARQGY; from the coding sequence ATGAAGCTGCCTCCGCTGAATGCCCTGCGCGTGTTCGTCGTCGCCGCCGAACACCTGTCGTTCACCCGCGCCGCCGCGGCGCTCAGCCTCACCCAGGGCGCGATCAGCCGCCACGTCCAGACGCTGGAAGAGTACTACGGCGCCACACTGTTCACCCGCCAGGCGCGAGGGCTGGCGCTGACCGCCGAGGGCGAGGCGCTGGTGAAGCCGGCGCGCGAGGCATTCCAGCTGCTGAACGAGGCCAGCGAGGCGCTGCGCCTGCGCCAGAGCGATCTGAGGGTGAGGATGCCGCCGACGCCGGCGATGCGCTGGGTGCTGCCCAACCTGGCCGACTTCCAGGCGAGGCATCCGGAATACACGCTGCATCTGCTGACCCAGCTGATACACAACAAGCCCTTCAACCGCGCCGAATACGACCTGGCCGTGGTTGGCCTGTCCAGCCCGGAGGCGGCGCCCGACCTCAGGCTGGAATGCATCTGCCGCGAGAAGCTGATCCCGGTGTGCTCGCCCAGCCTGCTGGCCGGCAAGCACCCGCTGCACGCGCCGGACGACCTGAAGCACCACACGCTGCTGCACCCCTGGCGCGACCAGAACACTTGGCAGCGCTGGCTGACGCTGGCCGGCGTGTCCGGCGTCAATCCGGAGAGCGGCGTTACCTTCGACGCGCTGGAATACGCGCTGCACGCCGCGGTGGCCGGCATGGGCGTGACGCTGGCCCAGGCGTCCATGGTCACCCAGGACCTGGACAGCGGCCGGCTGGTGATCCCGTTCGACACCGTGCTGGAGACCGAGTGGGCGTATTACCTGGTCTATCCTCACGAACTGGCCGAACTGCCCAAGGTGCGCGCCTTCCGCGACTGGCTGGTGCACACCGTCGCCAACAGCGAGGAAGCGAGCTGGCTGGCGCGCCAGGGCTACTGA
- a CDS encoding uroporphyrinogen-III C-methyltransferase, translating to MSESQINEAIPAQTVRSRKRPGFAVWLAVAALGVAGWQFYTTQQQLDSMRQELARRLAEGSGAGKEQRAIAEQAILAARATDGKLALVEARVNESAGQYATLNGMYQELTKNRTDWLLSEIEHTLAIASQQLQLAGNVSAAVSALEMVDARLSKFDRPQLIAVKKAVATDLEKLKALPYLDTVGLTVKIDRLMLSVDAMPLVVDAHRLGGAQPGKPAQPPANAPWWERLSAEISGSLGELIHIRRMDKPEALLLSPEQAFFLRENLKMRLLDARLALMQRDGKTYAADIAAARSYVQRYFDRDAAATSQWLATLGELEGAPLDISLPDMSASLKAVRDAQGNSGE from the coding sequence ATGAGCGAATCCCAGATCAACGAAGCCATCCCGGCCCAAACCGTCCGATCCCGCAAACGCCCCGGCTTCGCCGTGTGGCTGGCCGTCGCCGCTTTGGGCGTGGCGGGCTGGCAGTTCTACACCACTCAGCAGCAGCTCGATTCGATGCGCCAGGAGCTGGCGCGCCGGCTGGCCGAAGGCAGCGGCGCCGGCAAGGAGCAGCGCGCGATCGCCGAGCAGGCGATACTGGCCGCCCGCGCCACCGACGGCAAGCTGGCGCTGGTGGAAGCGCGCGTCAACGAGTCGGCCGGCCAGTACGCGACGCTGAACGGCATGTACCAGGAGCTGACCAAGAACCGCACCGACTGGCTGCTGTCCGAGATCGAACACACGCTGGCCATCGCCAGCCAGCAATTGCAGCTGGCCGGCAACGTCAGCGCCGCCGTCTCCGCGCTGGAGATGGTGGACGCGCGGCTGTCCAAGTTCGACCGCCCGCAGCTGATCGCGGTGAAGAAGGCGGTGGCCACCGACCTGGAAAAGCTGAAGGCGCTGCCCTATCTGGACACCGTCGGCCTGACCGTCAAGATCGACCGGCTGATGCTGAGCGTGGACGCGATGCCGCTGGTGGTGGATGCGCACCGCCTGGGCGGCGCGCAGCCCGGCAAGCCGGCGCAGCCGCCGGCCAACGCGCCGTGGTGGGAGCGGCTGTCCGCCGAGATCAGCGGCAGCCTGGGCGAGCTGATCCATATCCGCCGCATGGACAAGCCGGAGGCGTTGCTGCTGTCGCCCGAGCAGGCCTTCTTCCTGCGCGAGAACCTGAAGATGCGCCTGCTGGACGCGCGCCTGGCGCTGATGCAGCGCGACGGCAAGACCTACGCCGCCGATATCGCCGCCGCGCGAAGCTACGTGCAGCGCTACTTCGACCGCGACGCCGCCGCCACCTCGCAGTGGCTGGCGACGCTGGGGGAACTGGAAGGCGCGCCCCTGGACATCAGCCTGCCGGACATGAGCGCCAGCCTGAAGGCCGTGCGCGACGCCCAAGGCAACAGCGGGGAGTAA